From the genome of Magnetococcales bacterium, one region includes:
- a CDS encoding peptidoglycan DD-metalloendopeptidase family protein has product MLSGPRRHKKTRTFATRTRIQAVAVENVATGGVVPVGRAVPVVGQAREKKFPSLLFGMVTVGLIATHGALNASTSGGIPTDYLGWLLRNEMTHVQEMDGVAEKEREARPVRVITNATRQNALSADESIRLAALRTPRVRLDRGRPQVQEHHQVIIERISRGDTLSSLLQRQNISLRTIYSIARGARPVFDLSANFQTGKLVKLVFDRQKQLLSVSYPTDDGNTLVVKRTEAGDFKGALEPGDFGITSVSNTPAMVSVAEPKQDSSDASERDQPQVTVAPDAAGNRGTSVDDTSKRQRTVNSVAIKVKQGDVLTGILAARNIDENTAMEIARSCKPVYDLARMLQPGKILNVDLSSEGLLLALSYPVDDESIFWLRNDGQGFVPKIEKKVFNSRTEIISGAIRTDGSLFAAGSRAGLTHSQLATLVNMFEYDIDFARDIRVGDSFSVVREVKFHEGKRAGEGRILAAEFTNQGTPHRVVHYTNPKGESDYFDAMGQSIRKMFIRAPVDFRRISSLFSSNRKHPVFGFTRAHKGVDYAADMGTPVRAAGDGVVTHVGTKGSFGKLILIRHNSQYTTAYAHLHRYANDIRPGARVKQGQMIGQVGMTGASTGPHLHYEVRVNNVQVDPLSIKMASASPVPPRYMSDFRAKTAPLLAMMKSGTTRVAALVNDKRTR; this is encoded by the coding sequence ATGCTTTCCGGACCCAGAAGACACAAGAAAACGCGCACATTCGCCACGAGAACCCGAATCCAGGCGGTCGCTGTCGAAAACGTTGCGACCGGAGGCGTTGTTCCGGTCGGAAGAGCCGTTCCGGTCGTTGGGCAGGCCCGTGAAAAAAAGTTTCCCTCCTTGCTGTTCGGCATGGTGACAGTCGGATTGATCGCCACCCATGGCGCGTTGAACGCCAGTACTTCGGGAGGAATTCCAACCGATTATCTGGGCTGGTTGTTGCGCAACGAAATGACGCACGTCCAGGAAATGGATGGCGTGGCGGAAAAAGAACGTGAAGCCAGGCCGGTTCGGGTCATCACCAACGCAACGCGGCAAAATGCCCTGTCGGCGGACGAGTCGATCCGGCTTGCGGCATTGCGTACCCCACGGGTCCGTCTGGATCGGGGTCGTCCCCAGGTACAGGAACACCATCAGGTCATCATCGAACGCATTTCCCGGGGCGATACGCTGTCGTCGCTGCTGCAACGGCAGAACATTTCGCTCAGGACCATCTATTCCATCGCCCGCGGTGCGCGACCGGTGTTCGATCTTTCGGCCAATTTCCAGACCGGAAAACTGGTCAAACTTGTTTTCGACCGGCAAAAACAGCTGCTTTCGGTTTCCTATCCCACCGATGACGGCAATACGCTTGTCGTCAAGCGGACCGAAGCGGGCGATTTCAAAGGGGCGCTCGAACCGGGGGATTTCGGCATCACCAGCGTTTCCAACACCCCGGCCATGGTTTCGGTCGCGGAGCCGAAACAGGATTCGAGCGACGCTTCGGAAAGGGATCAACCACAGGTCACCGTCGCTCCGGATGCCGCCGGCAACCGTGGCACGTCCGTTGACGATACATCCAAGAGACAACGGACCGTCAATTCCGTTGCCATCAAGGTCAAACAGGGCGATGTCCTGACCGGCATCCTGGCGGCGCGCAACATCGACGAAAACACCGCCATGGAGATCGCCCGGTCCTGCAAGCCGGTCTATGATCTTGCCCGCATGCTGCAACCGGGAAAGATTCTCAATGTCGATCTTTCGTCCGAGGGATTGTTGTTGGCGCTTTCCTACCCGGTCGATGATGAGAGCATCTTCTGGCTGCGCAACGATGGCCAGGGGTTTGTCCCCAAGATCGAGAAGAAGGTGTTCAACAGTCGGACGGAAATCATCAGTGGCGCCATCCGTACCGATGGATCGTTGTTTGCGGCGGGAAGCCGGGCCGGTTTGACCCATTCACAATTGGCGACACTGGTCAACATGTTTGAATACGACATCGACTTTGCCCGCGACATCCGTGTTGGCGACAGTTTTTCGGTCGTTCGGGAAGTGAAGTTTCACGAGGGAAAACGGGCTGGCGAGGGACGGATCCTGGCTGCGGAGTTCACCAATCAGGGGACGCCGCACCGGGTGGTCCATTATACCAACCCCAAGGGTGAATCCGACTATTTCGACGCCATGGGACAGAGCATCCGCAAAATGTTCATCCGCGCCCCGGTCGATTTCCGCCGCATTTCGTCATTGTTTTCGAGCAATCGCAAACATCCGGTCTTTGGATTCACCCGGGCGCACAAGGGTGTTGATTATGCCGCGGACATGGGGACTCCGGTCCGGGCGGCGGGTGATGGCGTGGTCACCCATGTCGGGACCAAGGGCAGTTTCGGCAAGCTGATCCTGATCCGTCACAACAGCCAATACACCACCGCCTACGCCCACCTGCACCGCTACGCCAATGACATTCGTCCGGGCGCTCGGGTCAAACAGGGACAGATGATCGGCCAAGTGGGGATGACCGGGGCCTCTACCGGACCGCATCT